A portion of the Terriglobia bacterium genome contains these proteins:
- a CDS encoding universal stress protein, translated as MKKAKRILVGLKTLDHAVELTDLACRLGAHGANLLLVHVIELPDPTPLDAEVPELEALAKKVIGTAERVANRSDAKVSKFIIRAHDAGRALLDEMKDKNVELAVIGHHHRKMVAEILLGTTAQHLARHAPCHLLVDVPPRA; from the coding sequence ATGAAAAAGGCCAAGCGCATTCTGGTAGGATTGAAAACACTGGATCACGCCGTTGAATTGACCGATCTTGCCTGCCGTCTCGGGGCTCACGGTGCAAACCTGCTCCTCGTGCATGTCATTGAATTGCCCGACCCGACGCCACTCGACGCCGAAGTTCCTGAGCTGGAGGCACTGGCGAAAAAAGTAATTGGCACAGCCGAACGCGTTGCGAATCGCAGTGACGCGAAAGTCAGCAAATTCATCATCAGGGCTCACGACGCCGGCCGGGCTCTGCTCGACGAGATGAAGGATAAGAACGTGGAACTGGCGGTGATCGGCCATCACCACCGAAAGATGGTTGCCGAGATTCTGCTGGGGACTACAGCTCAGCACCTTGCCAGGCACGCGCCCTGCCATCTTCTGGTCGATGTTCCGCCGCGTGCCTAG
- a CDS encoding NADPH-dependent F420 reductase, producing MKPKIAVIGNGNVGSALQRGLERAGYDVKSVGKDPSRMRETARWGEVVILAVPYSAIDEVIRNMGETVRDKTLIDATNALTPNFQLALGFTTSGAEELQKKAPFAKVVKAFNTSFAEHMATGQVKGAALTLFVAGDDKSATEQVLSLGRDIGFDAVDAGPLKNARWLETLGYLNIQLGYTLKMGTQIGFKLIH from the coding sequence ATGAAGCCCAAGATTGCAGTGATCGGAAATGGCAACGTAGGAAGTGCGCTGCAGCGCGGGCTGGAGCGCGCCGGGTACGATGTAAAGTCAGTCGGGAAGGATCCATCGCGCATGCGCGAGACGGCCCGCTGGGGTGAGGTCGTCATCCTGGCAGTACCCTACTCGGCGATCGATGAGGTGATCCGCAACATGGGCGAGACCGTCCGCGACAAGACCCTAATCGACGCGACGAACGCCCTCACCCCGAACTTCCAGCTCGCCCTCGGCTTCACGACCAGCGGAGCGGAGGAGCTGCAGAAGAAGGCGCCGTTCGCGAAGGTAGTCAAGGCATTCAACACCTCCTTTGCCGAGCACATGGCGACCGGCCAGGTGAAGGGTGCGGCGCTCACACTCTTTGTTGCGGGTGACGACAAGAGTGCCACGGAGCAGGTCTTGAGCTTGGGCCGGGATATCGGCTTCGACGCCGTGGATGCCGGGCCGCTCAAAAACGCCCGCTGGCTCGAGACGCTGGGATACCTCAACATCCAACTCGGCTACACTCTCAAGATGGGCACGCAGATCGGATTCAAGCTCATCCATTGA
- a CDS encoding pirin family protein, whose product MSLRPIQRIVRSKPTIEGAGVHLRRAFGFGNTLDFDPFLLLDDFRNDVPADYLAGFPWHPHRGIDTVTYVLAGTVEHGDSLGNRGVIGTGDVQWMTAGSGIIHQEMPKGNEAGQMHGFQLWVNLPASLKMTPPRYQGVNAVDVPEISDDDATRVRVISGSFWGKTGPVDGVASDPTYLDVSVAPGKRKVLPVETTHHAFAYVFGGEGKFCNASGPLAVPTEPVGWWDTKPPVRAENRSLILFDRGDEVQVQAGDDGIRFLLISGQPLHEPVAWYGPIVMNTQEQLRRAFEELEQGTFLRPTTASG is encoded by the coding sequence ATGTCCCTTCGTCCCATTCAACGAATTGTGAGATCCAAACCAACAATCGAAGGCGCAGGCGTGCACCTGCGCCGCGCCTTCGGCTTCGGAAATACGTTGGATTTCGATCCATTTCTTCTTCTGGATGATTTCCGCAATGATGTTCCCGCGGATTACCTGGCCGGCTTTCCCTGGCATCCCCACCGAGGTATCGACACAGTTACTTATGTCCTCGCTGGGACCGTTGAGCACGGTGACAGCTTGGGCAATCGCGGCGTCATCGGCACCGGCGACGTCCAGTGGATGACAGCGGGAAGCGGGATCATCCACCAGGAAATGCCGAAAGGCAATGAGGCGGGGCAGATGCATGGATTCCAGCTATGGGTCAACCTTCCGGCCTCTCTCAAAATGACGCCGCCTCGGTATCAGGGTGTGAACGCTGTGGACGTCCCGGAGATCAGCGATGACGACGCCACTCGTGTCCGAGTCATATCTGGAAGCTTTTGGGGAAAGACGGGACCCGTTGACGGCGTCGCGTCCGACCCCACCTACCTGGATGTGTCAGTGGCTCCGGGCAAGAGGAAGGTGCTGCCTGTCGAGACGACACATCACGCCTTTGCGTACGTCTTCGGCGGTGAGGGAAAGTTTTGCAACGCTTCCGGTCCTCTGGCCGTACCGACCGAACCTGTTGGATGGTGGGATACCAAGCCTCCAGTCCGAGCGGAAAATCGATCGTTGATTCTCTTTGACCGGGGTGACGAGGTCCAGGTGCAGGCAGGGGACGACGGCATCCGGTTTCTTCTTATTTCAGGCCAGCCGCTTCACGAGCCTGTGGCGTGGTACGGCCCGATCGTGATGAACACTCAGGAGCAGCTCCGGCGGGCTTTCGAAGAACTCGAGCAGGGAACATTTCTGCGGCCGACGACAGCCTCGGGGTGA
- a CDS encoding ABC transporter permease: MRIPSRVRSFFHALRKRNQLERETQAELQFHLEACAEDLMKRRGLSRAAALRQARIAFGSVDKCRENVREARGLHLCDELVRNGRYAFRQFRKSPGFTVTVVLVLALGIGANTAIFSIFYNFLLRPLPVQEPERLVNLSSTGPLPGYRSGDPAGQPDQRFSYPMFRDLQRVQTVFTGIAAHCSFPANLAAQDETRRGLGLLVSSNYFSLLGVRPALGRLLDPQDDSTVGESHVVVLSYAYWKNRFGLNPSVLNQTMVLNGQLMTIVGVSQAGFQGTVLELNPQVFVPLTMCHLMDASFGNETLDNRMTHWATLFARLKPGITLEGARATLNQQYAVIIKEVEAPIGRRFLSGQALAEFTAKSIVLERGTQGQHVALQQITQMVMLFGITALVLIIAFTNVANLHLARGAARAHEIAVRLSIGARRMQVVRQLLTESCLLALLAGGAGLLVARWTLLLIRLLISSLYAAAAAQLPAQNLLLNTPTLLFTAALALGTSLLFGLFPALHSTRLDLASSFKDPGRSSGARSTARFRRALATAQVALSLTLLVVAGLFVKSLYNVSHTDTGLQLDRVVGFTLSPAVNGYTPPRALQLFERVEEELAVLPGTSSATGSWVRLLSGMEVVQGYLRSVDNQVIDPGLMLNTSINKIGPAYFRTLGIPLLAGREFTRSDTSGSPKVVIANQAFAREFHLGREIIGKRIRAAWGPQGREEDMEVVGLAQNAKHVDPRKENVPQLFLPYRQSDQNTPLQMSFYVRTSLPPDQLFAGIQKLVARLDPSLPVENLYTLRQLISQRLTIERVISLLTTLFAGLATLLAAIGLYGVLAYTVTQRTREFGLRMALGASRAQVRAMVFQQVGGMILIGGAVGLTLAIGIGRLAESILYQLKGYDPLVLIGSTFILVLVATTAGFLPAYRASRVDPAQALRCE, translated from the coding sequence ATGCGAATCCCTTCCCGAGTTCGATCGTTCTTTCATGCCTTACGGAAACGGAACCAATTGGAGAGGGAAACACAAGCCGAGCTGCAGTTTCATCTCGAAGCCTGCGCCGAGGACCTGATGAAGCGGCGCGGCTTGTCGCGCGCCGCTGCGCTGCGGCAGGCGCGCATCGCGTTCGGTTCCGTGGACAAATGCCGGGAAAATGTCCGTGAGGCTCGCGGCCTGCACCTGTGTGATGAACTGGTCCGGAATGGCCGCTACGCTTTCCGCCAGTTCCGCAAGAGTCCAGGTTTCACCGTGACTGTGGTGCTGGTCCTGGCGCTGGGAATCGGCGCCAACACCGCCATCTTTTCAATCTTCTATAACTTCCTGCTGCGCCCCCTGCCGGTTCAAGAGCCCGAGAGGCTGGTCAACCTGTCTTCCACCGGGCCGCTGCCAGGATACCGGTCGGGCGATCCGGCTGGCCAGCCCGATCAGAGATTCAGCTATCCGATGTTCCGGGACCTGCAGCGAGTCCAGACCGTTTTCACCGGCATTGCCGCCCATTGCAGCTTTCCTGCCAACCTCGCGGCGCAGGATGAGACCAGAAGAGGTCTCGGCCTGCTCGTCTCGAGCAACTATTTTTCCCTGCTCGGCGTGCGCCCCGCCCTCGGGCGCCTGTTGGATCCGCAAGATGACAGCACTGTTGGGGAGTCCCATGTCGTCGTCTTGAGCTACGCCTATTGGAAGAACCGCTTTGGCCTGAATCCGAGCGTGCTGAATCAGACTATGGTCCTCAACGGACAGCTCATGACCATTGTCGGCGTGTCCCAGGCCGGATTTCAGGGAACTGTCCTTGAGCTCAACCCTCAGGTATTCGTTCCACTCACCATGTGCCACCTGATGGACGCGAGCTTTGGCAATGAGACTCTCGATAATAGGATGACCCACTGGGCCACTCTTTTTGCGCGATTAAAGCCGGGTATCACCCTGGAGGGGGCGCGCGCGACACTCAATCAGCAGTATGCCGTCATCATCAAAGAGGTCGAAGCGCCAATTGGGAGACGCTTCCTGAGCGGGCAAGCACTTGCCGAGTTCACGGCCAAATCGATCGTGCTGGAGCGCGGCACCCAGGGACAGCATGTCGCATTGCAACAAATAACGCAGATGGTGATGCTGTTCGGCATCACAGCCCTGGTCCTCATCATCGCCTTCACCAACGTGGCCAATCTTCACCTAGCGCGCGGTGCCGCGCGCGCCCATGAAATAGCGGTGCGACTGTCGATCGGCGCCCGCCGCATGCAGGTGGTGAGACAGCTGCTGACCGAATCTTGTCTGCTGGCACTGTTGGCCGGCGGTGCCGGTCTCCTCGTGGCGCGCTGGACATTGCTGCTGATCAGGCTGCTGATCAGTTCGTTATACGCTGCTGCGGCGGCTCAACTTCCGGCCCAGAACTTGCTGCTCAACACGCCAACATTGTTGTTTACCGCCGCGCTGGCGCTCGGTACCAGCCTGCTTTTCGGGCTGTTCCCGGCCCTGCACAGCACCCGGCTCGACCTGGCCTCTTCGTTCAAGGATCCAGGCAGGTCGTCCGGTGCCCGCTCGACCGCTCGCTTCCGAAGAGCGCTGGCAACGGCGCAAGTCGCCCTTTCGCTGACGCTGCTGGTGGTCGCGGGGTTATTCGTCAAGAGCCTCTATAACGTCAGCCATACCGACACCGGATTGCAGCTCGATCGAGTGGTCGGTTTTACGCTTTCGCCGGCTGTGAACGGGTACACCCCTCCGCGTGCGCTGCAGTTGTTCGAACGCGTGGAAGAGGAGTTGGCGGTGCTCCCCGGCACGAGCAGCGCCACCGGTTCGTGGGTCCGGTTGTTGAGCGGTATGGAGGTTGTCCAAGGCTACCTTCGGTCGGTGGACAACCAGGTAATAGACCCTGGGCTTATGCTGAATACCAGTATCAACAAAATCGGTCCGGCCTATTTCAGAACCCTGGGGATTCCTCTGCTGGCCGGCCGCGAATTCACTCGTTCGGATACGTCCGGCAGCCCGAAGGTCGTAATCGCCAATCAGGCGTTCGCGAGAGAATTCCATTTGGGACGCGAGATCATAGGCAAAAGAATCAGGGCAGCCTGGGGACCACAGGGGCGGGAAGAGGACATGGAAGTCGTCGGCCTGGCGCAGAATGCCAAGCATGTGGATCCGAGGAAGGAGAACGTGCCGCAGCTGTTCTTGCCCTATCGGCAATCGGACCAGAATACGCCGCTCCAAATGAGCTTCTATGTCCGGACATCTCTGCCGCCGGACCAGTTGTTTGCCGGCATTCAGAAACTCGTGGCCCGGCTCGATCCCAGTCTGCCGGTGGAGAACCTCTACACGTTGCGGCAACTGATAAGCCAACGCCTGACCATCGAGCGCGTCATCAGCCTGTTGACCACCCTCTTCGCGGGCCTCGCCACGCTTCTCGCGGCCATCGGGCTTTATGGCGTGCTGGCCTACACCGTGACCCAACGAACCCGCGAGTTCGGCCTGCGCATGGCCCTGGGAGCCTCGCGGGCACAGGTACGCGCCATGGTTTTTCAGCAAGTCGGCGGGATGATCCTCATCGGCGGCGCCGTCGGATTGACACTCGCCATCGGCATCGGACGTCTGGCGGAATCGATACTCTACCAGCTTAAGGGATACGACCCGCTGGTGCTGATCGGCTCAACTTTTATCCTGGTATTAGTAGCCACGACCGCCGGCTTCCTGCCGGCCTACCGCGCTTCGCGCGTCGATCCCGCCCAGGCCTTGCGGTGCGAATAA
- a CDS encoding S9 family peptidase codes for MSANYRSGVGYGRAFRQAPEAGTRGNAEYRDVLAAGKWLAARPDVDPNRVGIWGLSYGGLLTAEALARNSDIFKAGVDLAGVHLEGSSLDPNDVSYQSSAISAIDQWKSPVLLLHGDDDRNVNFSQTVGLVQLLRARNIYHGLVVFPDDVHETLLHARWLYAFNRMDTFLKRSLDATAIGQTPERR; via the coding sequence TTGTCGGCCAACTATCGCAGCGGCGTCGGCTACGGGCGCGCGTTCCGCCAGGCGCCCGAAGCCGGCACGCGCGGCAACGCCGAGTATCGCGATGTGCTCGCGGCCGGCAAATGGCTGGCCGCCCGGCCCGATGTGGATCCCAACCGCGTCGGCATCTGGGGCCTGTCTTACGGCGGCCTGCTCACGGCCGAGGCGCTCGCGCGCAACTCCGACATCTTCAAGGCAGGCGTCGATCTGGCGGGCGTGCACCTCGAAGGCAGCTCGCTGGATCCGAACGACGTCTCCTACCAGTCGTCCGCCATCTCGGCCATCGATCAGTGGAAGTCGCCCGTGTTGCTGTTGCACGGGGACGATGACCGGAACGTGAATTTCTCGCAGACGGTCGGCCTCGTGCAGCTGCTGCGCGCGCGCAACATCTATCACGGGCTCGTCGTGTTTCCCGACGACGTGCATGAGACGCTGCTGCATGCGCGCTGGCTGTATGCGTTCAATCGGATGGACACGTTCCTGAAGAGATCCCTCGACGCCACCGCAATCGGACAGACGCCGGAGAGGAGGTAA
- a CDS encoding PadR family transcriptional regulator produces MAEPADLLPGTLDLLILKSVSLAPQHGYGVLLRIEQITEGALLVEQGALYPALARLESQGLLRSEWSTSENNRKAKYYTLTVAGRRRLQQETKRWERLAIAINLALRAEQA; encoded by the coding sequence ATGGCCGAACCGGCGGATTTGCTTCCGGGAACCTTGGACTTGCTAATCCTCAAATCGGTTTCCCTCGCCCCCCAACATGGCTACGGGGTATTGCTGCGCATCGAGCAGATCACCGAGGGGGCGCTCTTGGTGGAACAGGGGGCGCTTTATCCCGCCCTGGCCCGCCTGGAGAGCCAGGGGTTGTTGCGCAGCGAATGGAGTACTTCAGAAAACAACCGTAAGGCCAAGTACTACACCCTGACCGTCGCCGGACGCCGACGCCTGCAACAGGAAACCAAACGCTGGGAGCGGCTGGCCATCGCCATAAACCTGGCGCTGCGCGCCGAACAGGCTTGA